GGAGCGCTTTCCGTATTTCAATAGCGCCTCCAAGGTCAGAGACATTCAACGCAAGAAGGACACCGGCAAATGATTCAGGACTTCAAGGGCAAGACGGCCGTACTCACCGGCGCGGGTTCGGGCTTCGGGCTCGAGTGCGCACGCATCGGGGCCGCGCGGGGCATGAACCTCGTGCTGGTCGATGTGCAGCAGGACGCGCTCGACAAGGCCCGGGCCGAGATGGAAGCCGCCGGCGTGCAGGTGCTGGCCCGCAAGGTCGATGTGTCCGATGCCGCGCAGATGGAAGCGCTGGCCCTTGCGGTGAAGGAGCGCTTCGGCGCGCCGCATTTCGTGTTCAACAACGCCGGTGTGGGAGCGGGCGGCCTGGTGTGGGAAAACACCGTGGCCGACTGGGAATGGGTGCTCGGCGTCGACCTGTGGGGCGTGATTCACGGCGTTCGCCTGTTCACGCCGATGATGCTCGAAGCGGCCGCCAAGGACCCGGGCTACCGCGGCCACATCACGAACACGGCCAGCATGGCCGGCCTGCTCACGCCGCCCAACATGGGCATCTACAACGCCGCCAAGGCGGCGGTGGTGAGCCTGACCGAAACGCTCTACCAGGACCTGAACCTCGTGACCGACCAGATCGGCGCGAGCCTGCTGTGCCCGTACTTCGTGCCGACCGGCATCACGAGCAGCGAGCGCAACCGGCCGAACGCACCCAAGGAAACCGAACTCACAAAGAGCCAGCTCATCGGCCAGGCCATGAGCAACAAGGCCGTGAGCAGCGGCAAGATCACGGCAACCGAAGTGGCGGTGAAGGTGTTCGACGCAATCACGGACAACCAGTTCTACGTGTTCAGCCACCCGAAGGCGCTGGGCAATGTAAGGGCCCGCATGGAGAACATCGTGCTGGGCACGAATCCTGCCGATCCGTTTCTCGAGCGGCCTGAGATCGGGCTGAAACTGCGGGAGCAGTTGCGGGCGGCTTGATCAGCCGGCCTTGGCCTGCGAGGCAATCCACTTCCACACGGTGCGAATCGCGGGTTCGTGCTCCCGCCCGCTCGCCGTCGCAAGAAAGTAGCTCCCGGTATCGAGCGCGGGCCCGAAGGGCTGCACCAGCGCGCCGCTGCGCAGTTCTTCGGCCGCGAGCGTGAGGCTGAGCAACGCCACGCCGTGGCCCGCGAGCGCGGCGAGGATGGCGTGGGTTTCGTCGGAGAACGACAGGCCCGCGGCCTTCATCGATCGACCCCTGGGCACAGCCAGGCCGGCTTCGCGGAACCATCGCGGCCACGTTGCGGGCGCGAGCGCGCCCGGCTGCCAGTCGGCATGGATCAATTGGTGCTTCGGCAGGTCGCTCACGCGCTTCAGTCCCAGCATCGGGCTGCACAGCGGTGCGTATTGCTCGGGCACCAATTCGCTCACTGCGAGGCCGGGCCAGTTGCCGCTGCCGGAGCGCACGGCAATGTCGGCGTCGCCGCGCGCGAGGTCGACCAGTGTGTCGCTGGCATGCAGCCGCAGTTCGATGCCAGGGCACGCCTTGCGGAAGCCGGCCATGCGCGGCAGCACCCAACGGGCCGCGAAAGCGGTGTTGGTGGTGAGCGTGACAGCGTGCGAGGCTGGCGGTTGGCGCAGCCTCTCGATGCCCGCCTCGAGCGCATCGAAGCCCGCGCGCAGATCGTCGAAGAGCCGCTGGCCTGCCGGCGTCAGCGCCAGCTGCCGCGTGAGCCGCCGAAACAGCGGCCGGCCCAGCGTGTCCTCGAGCGCACGCACCTGGTGGCTGATGGCCGAGGGCGTGACCGACAGCTCGATCGCGGCGCGCTGAAAGCTCAGATGCGCGGCAGCCGCTTCGAACGCGCGCAGCGAAAGCAGGGGCGGCAGGCGGCGCGGTCGCCTTACGGATGAGCCAGATTCGTTCATCGGTGGAGAAATGATCGTTTGTCGTCAGCGGGTTGCATCTCTAGATTCGAGACGTGCCAGGCCATTGTGGCAGCGCAATACAGAACAGATCAACTCACCCATGAAGACCATGAACCTGAACCTCCTTCATATCGACAGCAGTGCCCGCCCAGGACGCTCCGACACCGACGCCCACGGCTCGCACACGCGCCGGCTCTCCGCGCGCTTCGTCGAGCGCTGGCGCAAGACCCGGCCCGACGACCGCATCGACTACCTCGACGTCGGCCAGCATCCGCCGGCGCACGTCGACGGACGCTGGATCCACGCCGCCTTCACCCCGCCCGCCGAGCGTGAGCCCTGGATGGCCGAGGCATTGGCCGAGAGCGATCGGCTCGTCGACCAGCTCGTTGCCGCCGACCTGATCGTGGTGGGCTTGCCGATGTACAACTTCAGCGTGCCCGCGCAGTTCAAGGCCTACATCGACAACATCGTGCGCGTGGGGCGTACCTTCGGCTTCGACCGTGCACGCGGCGCTGTGCCGTACTGGCCGATGCTCGCGGATGCGGGCAAGCGCATGGTGCTGCTCGGCGCACGCGGCGACCACGGCTACGACCCCGGCGGGCGCATTGCGCACCTGAACCACGCGGAGCGCAGCGTTCGCTCGGTGTTCGGCTACATCGGCATCACCGACGTGTTCGAGGCGGCGGTGGAATGCGACGAGTTCGGCGGCGAGCAGCTCGCGCAGTCGATGCAAAAGGCCGAAGCCGCGGTCGATCGGCTCGTCGACGACCTCAGCGGTACGACAGCACCAGTCCGTGCACCAATCGCGTCCACCCATCCAGCATCACGAACAGCAACAGCTTGAACGGCAGCGAGATGGTGGTGGGCGCGATCATCGACATGCCGAGTGCCAGCAGCACCGTGGCGACGATCAAGTCCACCACCACGAACACCAGATAGATGATGAAGCCGATCTGGAAGGCGCGCGTGAGCTCGCTGAGCGTGAAGCTCGGCACCAGCACCATGAAGTCGTCGTCCCTCAATTGCTCGGCGCGGGCCTTGGGCCAGATGTTGGAGGCCGACTTCAGGAAGAACTGCCGCTCGCGTTCGTGCGTGTGCTTCTGCAGAAACTCTTTCACCGGCACCTTGGCGGCATCGATCACCGCCATGATGTCGCCCATGCTCTCGCCCTTGTTGCCGAAGTTGCGGTTGCGCAGCGTGTCGCCGATGTCCATGCCGACCGGCGCCATGATGTAGACCGTCAGGATGACCGCAATGCCGTTCAGCACCATGTTCGGCGGCGTCTGCTGCAGGCCCAGCGCCGTGCGCAGAAGGCCGAACACGATGACCAGCTTGGTGTAGCTCGTGACCATCAGCGCCGCGAAAGTCGCGAAGCCGAACGCGACCATCACCGCGACAAGTGTGAGAGGCTCCGGTATTCCGCCTTGCATGGGAACCGCTCAGACTTCGCCGGGAGCGAACTCCGACACCCGTACGCCCAGGCGGTCGCCCACGGCCACCAGGTAGCCCTTGCCCAGCACGTTGCCGTGCGCAAGGATGCGAACCGGGCAGCGATTGAGCGGCTCGCCCAGGTCGAACACATGGCCGGCGCGAATACTCTTCAGTTCGCCGAGCGACAGCGAGAGTTCGCCCACCTCGAAGCGCAGCGTCACCTCCAGCGCATCGAGCCGGTCGAGCGGCAGGTTGACATTGTCCGCGGCGGTCGCGGAGTCGGCGGGCGTGTCTGGCTTCATGGCACTGTCTCTCGATTGCTGAACGGTGATGCGCGAGCCTTCGGCAACGGCCGAGAGATGCAGCCCGGCGGCGCCTCCCAACTCCGCGGTGACGACGATCCCGGCACCCGAAGAACTCCATTGCTCGATGCCGACGATGTCGCCGGGGCGGA
The Variovorax paradoxus genome window above contains:
- a CDS encoding FMN-dependent NADH-azoreductase, whose translation is MNLNLLHIDSSARPGRSDTDAHGSHTRRLSARFVERWRKTRPDDRIDYLDVGQHPPAHVDGRWIHAAFTPPAEREPWMAEALAESDRLVDQLVAADLIVVGLPMYNFSVPAQFKAYIDNIVRVGRTFGFDRARGAVPYWPMLADAGKRMVLLGARGDHGYDPGGRIAHLNHAERSVRSVFGYIGITDVFEAAVECDEFGGEQLAQSMQKAEAAVDRLVDDLSGTTAPVRAPIASTHPASRTATA
- the sctR gene encoding type III secretion system export apparatus subunit SctR, which translates into the protein MQGGIPEPLTLVAVMVAFGFATFAALMVTSYTKLVIVFGLLRTALGLQQTPPNMVLNGIAVILTVYIMAPVGMDIGDTLRNRNFGNKGESMGDIMAVIDAAKVPVKEFLQKHTHERERQFFLKSASNIWPKARAEQLRDDDFMVLVPSFTLSELTRAFQIGFIIYLVFVVVDLIVATVLLALGMSMIAPTTISLPFKLLLFVMLDGWTRLVHGLVLSYR
- a CDS encoding LysR substrate-binding domain-containing protein yields the protein MNESGSSVRRPRRLPPLLSLRAFEAAAAHLSFQRAAIELSVTPSAISHQVRALEDTLGRPLFRRLTRQLALTPAGQRLFDDLRAGFDALEAGIERLRQPPASHAVTLTTNTAFAARWVLPRMAGFRKACPGIELRLHASDTLVDLARGDADIAVRSGSGNWPGLAVSELVPEQYAPLCSPMLGLKRVSDLPKHQLIHADWQPGALAPATWPRWFREAGLAVPRGRSMKAAGLSFSDETHAILAALAGHGVALLSLTLAAEELRSGALVQPFGPALDTGSYFLATASGREHEPAIRTVWKWIASQAKAG
- a CDS encoding SDR family oxidoreductase, whose product is MIQDFKGKTAVLTGAGSGFGLECARIGAARGMNLVLVDVQQDALDKARAEMEAAGVQVLARKVDVSDAAQMEALALAVKERFGAPHFVFNNAGVGAGGLVWENTVADWEWVLGVDLWGVIHGVRLFTPMMLEAAAKDPGYRGHITNTASMAGLLTPPNMGIYNAAKAAVVSLTETLYQDLNLVTDQIGASLLCPYFVPTGITSSERNRPNAPKETELTKSQLIGQAMSNKAVSSGKITATEVAVKVFDAITDNQFYVFSHPKALGNVRARMENIVLGTNPADPFLERPEIGLKLREQLRAA